Proteins from a genomic interval of Sugiyamaella lignohabitans strain CBS 10342 chromosome C, complete sequence:
- a CDS encoding retrotransposon-derived protein PEG10 isoform 1, which yields MQILLRSVPEATAQLWLQQPPDSLARLTPEGFFTFLTNLYHISPRHVLKARESELRNLRCSSLSQVPTYNTTHRALSSELGWNESQRIDGYLAGFTQPDLVRHTDDVDPEYDYDQLQRHFQAFALRLYDKRRTDTSSNANNNGSRSSASRSASRKLSSEERRRREKEKLCLYCASPDHAVAQCSVKPVSNSSSSQSSSFPKPSSKSSGSTSRSKVVTPSSRVHMITVKTEPVESASSDFPDSFHEQALSDHDLSDLNEDDFVDSPSSGSSSSATSNSSTLQSNAFYLSHLMFAEVPACVPHEFLEVSFGPITGSETSVQAHVDTGAQSSLIDYDFAARHNLGVISADLDLYAYNATAPFARTHFQVPLSINWQGKFYRVKFVVVPNCPYPMVLGAGFLKFPFEFNLFQPHPLQPLPPRAVTPTCGPFMPQAPVPSQPASFASCRSSYKPPHNQHKRSYKYKHRRSPHNSTPTSRIYLVTTVENVDPPSFIPSRILKVFDTVPTSLPPHRSELI from the coding sequence ATGCAGATCCTTCTTCGTTCAGTCCCTGAAGCCACCGCTCAACTATGGCTTCAGCAACCCCCTGATTCTCTAGCTCGCTTGACTCCTGAAGgttttttcacttttttGACTAATCTCTATCATATTTCTCCCCGACATGTTCTTAAGGCACGTGAGTCTGAACTCCGCAATCTACgttgttcttctttgtcACAAGTTCCTACTTACAACACGACTCACCGCGCATTATCTTCTGAACTTGGTTGGAATGAGAGTCAACGGATTGATGGCTACCTTGCTGGGTTTACTCAACCTGACTTGGTTCGTCACACCGATGATGTCGATCCCGAGTATGATTATGATCAACTTCAGCGTCACTTCCAAGCGTTCGCTTTGCGTCTTTATGACAAACGTCGTACTGACACCTCTTCCAATGCTAATAACAATGGTTCTCGTTCTTCTGCTTCACGCTCTGCATCTCGCAAACTCTCTTCTGAAGAGAGACGACGTCGCGAAAAAGAGAAGCTTTGCCTTTATTGCGCATCTCCAGACCATGCTGTAGCACAGTGTTCTGTTAAGCCTGTGTCTAATTCCTCGTCTTCCCAGTCTTCTTCCTTTCCTAAACCTTCGTCAAAATCTTCTGGTTCTACTTCTCGTTCCAAGGTTGTTACTCCTTCTTCTCGTGTTCACATGATCACAGTGAAAACTGAGCCTGTTGAATCCGCTTCTTCGGATTTCCCCGATTCATTCCATGAACAAGCTCTTTCAGATCATGATCTCTCCGATCttaatgaagatgattttgtCGATTCCCCCTCTTCTGGTTCCTCCAGTTCCGCCACTTCCAATTCTTCCACTCTTCAATCTAATGCCTTTTACTTATCCCACTTGATGTTCGCAGAAGTTCCTGCTTGTGTTCCTCATGAGTTTCTAGAAGTCTCTTTTGGCCCGATTACTGGATCTGAGACATCTGTTCAAGCACATGTCGATACTGGTGCACAATCTAGTCTTATTGATTATGATTTCGCAGCTCGCCATAATCTTGGTGTTATCTCTGCCGATCTTGATCTCTATGCCTATAATGCAACTGCCCCTTTTGCTCGAACTCATTTTCAGGTTCCGTTAAGTATCAATTGGCAAGGTAAATTTTATCGTGTTAAGTTTGTGGTTGTTCCTAATTGCCCATATCCCATGGTACTTGGTGCAGGGTTTCTTAAATTCCCTTTCGAATTTAATCTTTTCCAACCCCATCCACTTCAGCCATTACCTCCCCGCGCTGTCACTCCTACTTGTGGTCCCTTCATGCCACAAGCTCCTGTACCTTCTCAACCCGCTTCGTTTGCTTCCTGTCGGTCTTCTTACAAACCGCCTCATAATCAACACAAACGTAGTTATAAGTACAAACACCGTAGATCCCCTCACAATTCTACTCCTACTTCCCGGATTTACTTGGTTACTACTGTTGAAAACGTCGATCCCCCTTCTTTTATTCCTTCTCGGATTCTTAAGGTCTTTGATACTGTCCCCACTTCTTTGCCTCCTCATCGATCTGAATTGATATGA